From one Enterococcus sp. DIV2402 genomic stretch:
- a CDS encoding PTS cellobiose transporter subunit IIA has protein sequence MESDKLQEIAFEIILYSGDARTLVHEGFQAMRADKFEEAAEKLEAANESLVKAHKSQTGLLQAYANGEKVVMEVIMVHAQDHLMTTMTLREVALEMLALYERGR, from the coding sequence ATGGAGTCTGATAAATTACAAGAGATTGCTTTTGAAATTATTTTATACAGCGGAGATGCACGCACGTTGGTTCATGAAGGTTTCCAAGCAATGCGTGCAGATAAATTTGAAGAAGCTGCTGAAAAATTAGAAGCGGCCAATGAATCATTGGTCAAGGCTCATAAATCACAAACAGGCTTATTACAGGCCTATGCCAATGGAGAAAAAGTTGTTATGGAAGTGATTATGGTCCATGCACAAGACCATTTAATGACGACCATGACTTTACGAGAAGTGGCGTTGGAGATGTTAGCATTGTATGAAAGAGGACGTTAA
- a CDS encoding PTS cellobiose transporter subunit IIB gives MKKALIICAGGMSSSVIAKKTTEFFASKGKEIELDATSASQGASTIAKDEYDLYLVSPQTKMYFDNLKKAADKTNKPIVNIPPQAYVPIPMGIQKLAAVVEENI, from the coding sequence ATGAAAAAAGCGTTAATCATCTGTGCTGGAGGCATGTCTTCTTCAGTAATTGCTAAAAAAACAACAGAGTTTTTTGCAAGTAAAGGAAAAGAAATTGAATTAGATGCAACTTCGGCTTCACAAGGTGCAAGCACAATTGCGAAAGATGAATATGATTTATATTTAGTTAGCCCACAAACCAAAATGTATTTTGATAATTTGAAAAAGGCTGCTGATAAAACCAATAAACCGATTGTAAATATTCCGCCACAAGCATATGTTCCAATTCCAATGGGGATTCAAAAACTTGCTGCTGTGGTTGAAGAAAATATTTAA
- a CDS encoding BglG family transcription antiterminator, producing MLNQKELSIIKLLFANRHVYTTSQEVASELYISDRTARKYLHLVGDILEKNGAHLEAKQGQGYRLLVTDDQQFQQFYHQEVQDVSLVRDATTIHESEDRQYFILQRLFFEQNEARVDDLASELFVSRSTISNDIVEMKKMLKPYKLEVKSKAGVGIYIVGDEQNKRHFMMSYFFMNHLHDNLYTFSMYTDLLEGISIEEIVIIVLDECRESQLKLSDFIIYNIVLHIGLAIKRLQTGFQIEQSHLLISENSKEYQTALNIIQRIKQSMGIEFPKEEATYISMHLRNRLSTSKVLKKTDYSESEIKHQLIDTLAKLDKKTGFQFQQDATLINGLMMHFTPLLLRLQNDTSIKNPLLGEIKQKYSQLFDRTIQYFSEMPVFKKYQVTEEEWAYVTIHLTAAVERFFNNQKARVLVICATGLGSSQMLKIRLEHEFSSKIMITSVIGYYELSNQKLGDVDLIISSITLPMAGYNIPIVHVSVFLDEKDIQRINHELSKHKGLQRVNSQTMLLNGEAKKQQLTLLEQCFSKELFVYLPTKSEKESVITQLIARVEDVEGRPITEQLTKQLQLRETYSSVAFSQTLAVPHPIEPVTEQAYVAVAIAPEGIFWDAEHPSVKLVFLSLPDKARCVPIDKINQMFVPILEDETFSHSLIASQTFEEFMGIFMNYL from the coding sequence ATGTTGAATCAAAAGGAACTATCAATAATCAAATTACTTTTTGCCAATCGTCACGTGTACACCACCAGTCAGGAAGTTGCTTCCGAACTTTATATATCTGATCGAACTGCTAGGAAATATTTACATTTAGTTGGGGATATATTAGAAAAAAATGGCGCTCATCTAGAGGCGAAACAAGGACAAGGGTATCGGTTGTTGGTAACTGACGATCAACAGTTTCAACAATTCTATCATCAAGAAGTTCAAGATGTATCATTGGTACGCGATGCCACCACTATCCATGAGTCGGAAGATCGACAATATTTCATCTTACAGCGGTTATTTTTTGAACAAAATGAAGCACGTGTAGATGACCTAGCGAGTGAGTTATTTGTCTCTCGTTCCACAATTTCTAATGATATTGTGGAAATGAAAAAAATGTTAAAACCTTATAAACTTGAAGTCAAAAGTAAAGCAGGCGTAGGCATTTATATTGTGGGCGATGAGCAAAACAAACGACATTTTATGATGAGTTACTTTTTCATGAATCACCTGCACGATAATTTATATACATTTTCGATGTATACAGATTTACTTGAGGGAATTAGTATTGAAGAAATCGTAATTATCGTGCTCGATGAATGTCGAGAGTCACAGTTGAAACTGTCGGATTTTATTATTTATAACATTGTATTGCATATCGGATTAGCTATCAAACGACTACAAACGGGTTTTCAAATTGAACAAAGCCATCTTTTGATTTCAGAAAACTCTAAGGAATATCAAACAGCACTGAATATCATTCAACGAATCAAGCAAAGCATGGGGATTGAATTTCCTAAAGAAGAAGCTACCTATATTTCAATGCACTTACGTAATCGTTTATCCACAAGCAAAGTCTTGAAAAAAACAGATTACAGTGAATCTGAAATTAAACATCAATTAATTGACACGTTAGCAAAATTAGATAAAAAAACAGGCTTTCAATTTCAACAGGATGCGACGTTAATTAATGGTTTAATGATGCACTTTACACCATTATTGTTACGACTACAAAATGATACGAGTATTAAAAATCCATTGTTAGGTGAGATTAAACAAAAATATTCGCAATTATTTGATAGAACAATTCAGTATTTTTCAGAGATGCCGGTATTTAAAAAATACCAAGTTACTGAAGAAGAATGGGCGTATGTGACAATTCATTTGACTGCTGCAGTTGAGCGCTTTTTCAATAATCAAAAAGCGCGAGTGTTAGTCATTTGTGCGACAGGATTAGGAAGTTCGCAAATGTTGAAAATTCGTTTAGAACATGAATTCAGTTCGAAAATTATGATTACTTCCGTTATTGGGTATTATGAGTTGTCTAATCAAAAATTGGGTGATGTTGATTTAATTATTTCATCCATTACGTTGCCAATGGCTGGATATAACATTCCTATTGTGCATGTAAGTGTTTTTCTAGATGAAAAAGATATTCAACGGATCAATCATGAATTATCAAAACATAAAGGGCTTCAACGTGTGAATAGCCAAACAATGTTATTGAATGGCGAAGCAAAAAAACAGCAACTCACATTATTGGAACAATGTTTTTCAAAAGAATTATTTGTCTATTTACCAACTAAAAGCGAAAAAGAAAGCGTTATAACACAATTGATTGCTCGTGTAGAAGATGTGGAAGGACGACCAATTACTGAGCAATTAACCAAACAGCTACAATTACGTGAAACGTATAGTTCTGTGGCCTTTTCACAAACATTAGCAGTACCACATCCGATTGAACCCGTCACAGAGCAAGCTTATGTTGCTGTGGCAATCGCCCCTGAAGGGATTTTCTGGGATGCGGAACATCCATCTGTTAAATTGGTCTTTTTGTCTTTACCAGATAAAGCACGTTGTGTACCGATTGATAAAATTAACCAAATGTTTGTACCAATTTTGGAAGATGAAACATTTAGTCATTCGTTGATTGCTTCTCAAACATTTGAGGAATTTATGGGGATTTTTATGAACTATTTATAA
- the tuf gene encoding elongation factor Tu: protein MAKEKFDRSKAHVNIGTIGHVDHGKTTLTAAITTVLAKKGLAQASAYDQIDGAPEERERGITISTAHVEYETETRHYAHVDCPGHADYVKNMITGAAQMDGAILVVSAADGPMPQTREHILLSRNVGVPYIVVFLNKMDMVDDEELLELVEMEVRDLLSEYDFPGDDTPVIAGSALKALEGDPVYEEKIFELMAAVDEYIPTPERDTEKPFMMPVEDVFSITGRGTVATGRVERGQVRVGDVVEIVGIDEETAQTTVTGVEMFRKLLDYAEAGDNIGALLRGVAREDIQRGQVLAKPGTITPHTKFVAEVYVLTKEEGGRHTPFFTNYRPQFYFRTTDVTGVVELREGTEMVMPGDNVTIDVELIHPIAIEDGTRFSIREGGRTVGSGVVSEIKA from the coding sequence ATGGCAAAAGAAAAATTTGACCGTTCTAAAGCCCATGTAAACATTGGTACTATCGGACACGTTGACCATGGTAAAACTACATTAACAGCTGCAATTACAACTGTTTTAGCTAAAAAAGGTTTGGCACAAGCTTCTGCTTACGACCAAATCGATGGTGCTCCAGAAGAGCGCGAACGCGGAATCACTATCTCAACTGCACACGTTGAGTATGAAACTGAAACTCGTCACTATGCTCACGTGGACTGCCCAGGACACGCGGACTATGTTAAAAACATGATCACTGGTGCTGCTCAAATGGACGGCGCGATCTTAGTAGTATCTGCTGCTGATGGTCCTATGCCTCAAACTCGTGAACACATCTTATTATCTCGTAACGTAGGTGTTCCTTACATCGTTGTATTCTTAAACAAAATGGATATGGTTGATGATGAAGAATTATTAGAATTAGTAGAAATGGAAGTTCGTGACTTATTATCAGAATACGATTTCCCAGGCGATGACACTCCAGTTATTGCAGGTTCTGCTTTGAAAGCTTTAGAAGGCGATCCAGTTTACGAAGAAAAAATCTTCGAATTAATGGCTGCAGTTGACGAATATATCCCAACTCCAGAACGTGATACTGAAAAACCATTCATGATGCCAGTTGAGGACGTATTCTCAATCACTGGTCGTGGTACTGTTGCTACAGGTCGTGTTGAACGTGGACAAGTTCGCGTTGGTGACGTTGTAGAAATCGTTGGTATCGACGAAGAAACAGCTCAAACTACTGTAACAGGTGTTGAAATGTTCCGTAAATTATTAGACTACGCTGAAGCAGGCGATAACATCGGTGCTTTATTACGTGGGGTTGCTCGTGAAGACATCCAACGTGGACAAGTATTAGCTAAACCAGGAACAATCACTCCTCATACAAAATTCGTAGCTGAAGTTTACGTTTTAACTAAAGAAGAAGGTGGACGTCATACTCCATTCTTCACTAACTACCGTCCTCAATTCTACTTCCGTACAACTGACGTAACTGGTGTTGTAGAATTACGCGAAGGTACTGAAATGGTAATGCCTGGTGACAACGTAACTATCGACGTTGAATTAATCCACCCAATCGCTATCGAAGACGGAACTCGTTTCTCTATTCGTGAAGGCGGACGTACTGTTGGTTCAGGCGTTGTTAGCGAAATCAAAGCTTAA
- the celB gene encoding PTS cellobiose transporter subunit IIC, whose translation MEEQSKLFSFLEKAIMGPMGKIAQYKIVRAIMGAGMATIPFTIVGSMFLVLNVLPLTFPVLEGFFNATFFKFSDLYMLANSTTMGILALYFCIVLGYEYTKIIAEEDGLDMAPMSGALLSMFAFFMAIPQLVFEDGVMTRVNDAEAVIVNGWAIGGDGPARLGTVGIFTGIIMSIIAVQLYRLCVAKKWIIKMPEEVPLGVARAFTALIPAFVVAFAVILINGVLIALGTDIFELISIPFGFVTNLTDTWLGLMVIYFLVHALWLVGIHGANIIFSFINPIALTNLVANVEGGNYALAGEFNNAYVTVGGSGATLGFCLFLVYMAKSKQLSVLGKASIVPALFNINEPLIFGVPIIYNPFLALPFFLAPMASMSIAFFAIKLELIRPMIAQMPWPSPIGIGAFIGTGGDWKAAVVAVICALAAFVIWFPFAKAYDARLVKEEQETSEELA comes from the coding sequence ATGGAAGAACAAAGCAAACTATTTTCTTTTTTGGAAAAAGCGATCATGGGACCTATGGGTAAAATTGCCCAATATAAAATTGTACGAGCAATCATGGGTGCAGGGATGGCGACAATTCCATTTACAATCGTGGGATCAATGTTTTTAGTTTTAAATGTATTACCCTTAACGTTTCCAGTACTAGAAGGATTCTTTAATGCAACTTTCTTCAAATTCAGTGATTTGTATATGTTAGCTAATAGCACGACAATGGGGATTTTAGCATTGTACTTCTGTATCGTATTAGGTTATGAATACACAAAAATTATTGCTGAAGAAGATGGGTTAGATATGGCGCCAATGAGTGGGGCATTATTATCGATGTTTGCATTCTTTATGGCAATTCCGCAACTTGTTTTTGAAGATGGTGTGATGACACGTGTCAATGATGCAGAAGCTGTTATTGTCAACGGTTGGGCTATTGGTGGCGATGGACCCGCTCGTCTAGGTACAGTGGGGATTTTCACTGGTATTATTATGTCAATTATTGCTGTTCAACTGTATCGTTTGTGTGTAGCCAAAAAATGGATTATCAAAATGCCTGAAGAAGTACCATTGGGTGTAGCGCGTGCCTTTACTGCTTTAATTCCAGCATTTGTTGTAGCATTTGCAGTTATTCTTATTAATGGTGTATTAATTGCTTTAGGAACAGATATTTTTGAATTGATTTCAATTCCATTTGGATTCGTAACAAACTTAACCGATACATGGTTAGGCTTAATGGTCATTTATTTCCTAGTTCATGCATTATGGCTAGTTGGGATTCATGGAGCAAATATTATTTTCTCATTTATCAACCCAATTGCTTTAACCAACTTGGTTGCGAACGTTGAAGGTGGAAACTATGCTTTAGCAGGAGAGTTTAATAATGCGTATGTAACAGTCGGTGGTTCAGGAGCAACATTAGGATTCTGTTTATTCTTAGTTTACATGGCAAAATCAAAACAACTTTCTGTACTTGGAAAAGCGTCTATCGTTCCAGCTTTATTCAATATCAATGAACCATTAATTTTTGGGGTTCCAATCATTTATAACCCATTCTTAGCTTTACCATTCTTCTTGGCTCCAATGGCGTCGATGTCAATTGCTTTCTTTGCGATTAAATTAGAACTTATTCGTCCAATGATTGCACAAATGCCTTGGCCATCACCAATCGGTATCGGTGCATTTATCGGTACAGGTGGTGACTGGAAAGCTGCTGTAGTAGCGGTAATATGTGCCTTAGCTGCCTTTGTTATCTGGTTCCCATTTGCGAAAGCTTATGATGCACGTCTTGTAAAAGAAGAACAAGAAACAAGTGAAGAATTAGCGTAA